In one window of Cydia pomonella isolate Wapato2018A chromosome 16, ilCydPomo1, whole genome shotgun sequence DNA:
- the LOC133526622 gene encoding uncharacterized protein LOC133526622, with the protein MCPSRRLKQLSSGDLEGRYLRIPVNSHMKYLGLVLDRRWNFEQHFLKLAPRIVGAASVLSRLLPNVGGPKAPCRRLYAGVVRSMAVYRALIWADRLLPKAKRPQVAALRIIRAYHTVSFAAACALAGTTPWELEAKMMAGTYRMRAEARARGERLDPKEQESNDRLSRD; encoded by the coding sequence ATGTGTCCCTCCCGAAGACTGAAGCAATTGTCTTCGGGGGACCTGGAAGGGCGCTACCTGAGGATTCCGGTCAATTCACACATGAAGTACTTGGGTCTTGTTCTTGACCGGAGGTGGAATTTTGAACAGCATTTCCTCAAGTTAGCGCCCCGAATCGTGGGTGCTGCCTCAGTCCTTAGCCGGCTATTACCAAACGTGGGTGGGCCGAAAGCCCCTTGTCGGCGCCTGTACGCGGGCGTTGTTCGGAGCATGGCCGTATACAGGGCACTAATTTGGGCAGACAGGCTCTTGCCTAAAGCCAAGCGTCCGCAAGTGGCGGCCTTGCGCATAATAAGGGCATACCATACGGTGTCTTTCGCGGCGGCATGTGCTCTGGCAGGCACTACACCCTGGGAGCTGGAAGCTAAAATGATGGCTGGAACATACCGTATGAGAGCAGAGGCCAGAGCGCGTGGAGAACGCCTCGACCCAAAGGAACAGGAGAGCAACGACAGGCTGTCAAGAGACTGA